CTGCACGGCGGTCCGCTCGGCGTGCTCGGCGGCCTGCTCGGCGGCGCGCTCCGCGGCGGCCTCCTGCTTCGCGGCCTTCACCTCGAGCTTGGCCTCGGCCTTCTTCTTGTGCGGGCCGATGACCATCGTCATGTTGCGGCCGTCCTGCTTGGGGTTGGACTCCACGAAGCCCAGCTCCTGGACGTCCTCGGCCAGCTTCTGCAGCAGTCGGTAGCCCAGCTCGGGGCGGTGCTGCTCGCGGCCGCGGAACATGATCGTGATCTTGACCTTGTCGCCGGCCTTGAGGAAGCGAACGACGTGACCCTTCTTGGTCTCGTAGTCGTGCGCGTCGATCTTGGGCCGGAGCTTCATCTCCTTGATGATGACGTTGGTCTGGTTCCGTCGCGCCTCACGGGCCTTCTGGGCGTTCTCGTACTTGAACTTCCCGTAGTCCATGAGCTTGCAGACGGGGGGCTTCCCCATCGGGGCGATCTCCACCAGGTCCAGGTCGGCCTCCTGCGCGAGCTTGAGGGCCTGGTCGGTGGGGACGATGCCGACGGTCTCGCCGTTGGGTCCCACGAGACGGACCTCGGGAACCCGGATCCGCTCGTTGATGCGCAGCTCGGTGCTGATGTGTCCTCCAAACTAGGTGTGTCGGGAGGTCTTCAGCCCTGCAAATGAGAAGAGGCTCCCGCTGGTACAAGCGGAAGCCAGTCACGGGCCCCGTGACTCCGGTGTCGTCGTACGACGGCCCCGGCGGGGCTTTCCACGGACCGGACCCGACGACCTGGCGGCCGCTGCGGGTGGGAGACGATGGTGCTGGTCCCCGCTTGTGGATCTGTCGACGCCTGCGGGTACAGGCATGACGGATCGGTCAACGCCCGATGCTAACCCGTTTGTTCCGCAGGGTGCTAATCCGCGGCACCCAGCCAGGCCCAGTCGCCGTCCTCGAGCCGGACGGGGGTCCAGCCGGACGCGATCCGGTGCAGGTCGTCGTCGGCGAGGACGAAGGTGTGCGGGCCGGCCACGTCGACCACCAGCGCCTGCGCGCCCTCCTGCACGGCGGTGGCGGCGGCGAGGTGCGCGGCGACCGGGACCGGACGCGCCTGCGGGTCCCACGCGGCCAGCGCGGCGAGGTCGGTGAACGCGAGCAGCGCGAGCCGGCCGTCGGCGCCGGTGAGCAGCACGGCCGCCATGTCGCTCGACTTGTCGCGCGCGAGCCCGTCCTCGCCGACCTCGGCCTCGCCGAGGAGCGCGACGACCGGGACCAGCAGCCTGGCCGGGGCCAGGGCGGCGAGCGCCTCCGGGTACGGCGTCGTCCCGGCCTCGTGGCCGGCCAGCGCCCGAGCCAGGGTGGCATCGGCACCGCCGTCGTCGTCGACGTACTCCGAGCCCTGCAGGCGGCGGGCGTCGGGACGCTCGTTCGGCGATGCGGTCACGGAGGAATCATCCCACCCGTGGAACGATGACCAGATGCAGCACCACCCCCCTGCGTCGTCGATCGCGCGCACCAGGCTCGCCGCGCGCCTGCGCGAGGCAGTCGCTGCCTGGCGCGAGCCCCTGTCCACGCCGGTGTTCGTCGTCGACCTCGACGCTTTCGACGCCAACGCGGCCGACCTGGCCCGCCGGGCCGGCGGTACGCCGATCCGGGTCGCGTCGAAGTCGATCCGGGTGCCGGCGCTGGTGAGCCGGGCGCTGGCGGCCGACGGGTTCGCCGGAGTGCTGGCCTACACGCTCGCCGAGGCGCTGTGGCTGGCCGAGGAGGACGTGTGCGACGACATCGTGGTCGCCTACCCGAGCGTCGACCGGGCCGCGCTGGCCGCGCTGGTCGCCTCGCCGCGGGCGGCCTCGCGGATCACGATCATGGTCGACGACGTCGCCCACCTCGACCTCGTCGACAGCCTGCGGGCCTCCACGGCGGTGCCGGTGCGGGTGGCGCTCGACATCGACGCCGGGCTGCGCTGGGGCGGACAGGCGGTCGGCCCCAAGCGCTCCCCCCTGTACGACGTCGGCGCGGTCACCTCGCTCGCCCGGACCGTGATCGACCGCAAGGGCTTCCAGCTGGTCGGGGTGATGACCTACGAGGGCCAGGTGGCCGGCGTACCGGACGCGGTGCCGCACCAGCGGGCGAAGTCGGCGATCGTGCGCAAGCTCAAGCAGCTCTCGGTCGCGCAGCTGCAGGTGCGTCGTACCGCGATGATCGAGGCGCTCGACGCCCTCAAGGGGTACGGCGACTTCGCGGGCATCGAGTTCTGGAACGCCGGTGGCTCGGGGTCGATCGAGTCGTCGGCCGCGGACCCGGTCGTGACCGAGGTGACGGCCGGTTCAGGCCTGCTGGCGCCCACGCTGTTCGACCACTACGAGTCCTTCTCCCCCATCCCGGCGGCCTTCTTCGGGCTGCCCGTCACCCGGCGGCCCTCGGCCGACGTCGCGACGGTGCACGGCGGCGGCCTGATCGCCTCCGGCCCCACCGGCTCCGACCGGGCGCCGACGCCGTGGGCACCCCCGGGCCTGAGCCTGACCGGGCTCGAGGGCGCCGGCGAGGTGCAGACGCCCTTGGTCGGCACCAACGCCGGGCGGCTCGCGATCGGCGACCTGGTGTGGTTCCGGCACGCCAAGTCGGGCGAGCCGTTCGAGCACGGCCGCACCGCGCTGCTCCTGCAGGGCGAGCGGTTCGTCGAGGAGGTCCCGACCTACCGTGGCCACGGCCTCGCCTTCTGACATCCTCGCCGCGACCCTGTCGCGGCCGCCGACGCTCGGGGCGGGACGGCTGATCTGCATCGACGGGCTGGCCGGTTCGGGCAAGACCACGCTGGCCCGCGCGCTGGCGGCCCTGGCACCGGAGGCGGTCGTGCTCGGCACCGACGAGATGCTCGAGGGCTGGCGCGGGCTGCCGGGGCTGGGCGCCTCGGTCGAGGCGCTGCTGCTCCCCCTCGCCGCCGGGCAGCCCGGGCAGTGGCGGCGCTGGGACTGGTACGCCGACGGCTGGGACGGGACGTTCGTCGTCGACCCCGGGCCGCTGCTCGTGCTCGAGGGCGTCGGCAGCGCGGCGGCGTCGTACGCGTCACTGGTGACGTTGACGGTGTGGGTCGAGGCGGACCTCGACGTGCGCCTGGCGAGGTGGCTGGAGCGCGACGGCGAGCAGATGCGGCCGCACTGGGACGCGTGGCTGGCCGACGAGGAGGCACTGCACGCCCAGGAGGGGACGCGGGCGCGGGCGGACCTGGTCGTGCGCACCTAGCGCGTTGCCTAGGCTCACCCCGTGACCGCACCCACCGGCGAGCAGTACGTCCTGTCCTCCCACGGCTACCGCGCCGTCGTCACGCAGGGCAGTGGCGCGCTGCGGTCGCTGACGTACGGCGGCCGCGAGCTGGTCGACGGGTTCGCGGAGGACGCGATGCCGTCGGGTGGGCGGGGGCAGCTGCTGGTGCCGTGGCCGAACCGGATCCGGGACGGGCGCTACACCTTCGAGGGGAGCACCCAACAGCTCGCGCTGACCGAGCCGAAGCGGGGCAATGCGTCGCACGGGCTGGTGCGGTGGGCGGCGTGGACGTTGGCGTCCGCGGCGCCGGACCGGGTGGAGCTGTCGTACTTCCTGCCCGCGCAGACGGGCTATCCGTGGGCGCTGGCGCTGACGACGGCGTACGCGCTGGGGGCGGACGGGCTGACGGTCACGCAGGCGGCGACAAACCTGGCGACGTCGGCGGCGCCGTACGCATCGGGGGCACATCCCTACCTGCTGGCCGGGCCGGGACCGTGCGACGGATGGACGATCGACCTCGGCGCGGCGACGGTGCTGGAGGTGGACCCGGAGCGGCTGCTGCCGACCGGGACGGCGCCGGCCGAGGGGCTGGTGACCTCTCCGCTGGGCGGCACGGTGCTCAACCACGCGTTGACCGACCTGGCTCGCGACGCGGACGGCCGGGCGACGGTGACCCTGCGGTCCGGCGACGCGGGGGTGGCGCTGTGGGTCGACGAGCACCACCGGTGGCTGCAGGTCTACACCGGCGACGACACCCCGACACCGCGGGTCAGCGTCGCCGTCGAGCCGATGACCGCTCCCCCGGACGCCTTCAACTCCGGCGAGGACCTGGTGGTGCTGGCGCCCGGCGAGACCTTCGCGGCCTCCTGGGGCATTCGCGCCCTCTGAGCCGGCTCAGCCCTGGTGGGCGGCGACGACCGCGCGCAGCTCGCGGATCGCCCTGGCGGCGCGGGCACCGTCGGAGGCGTGGATGCCGAGCAGGGAGACCCGCTCGTCGTCGCCGAGGTCGAGGTGCGGCCACGGGGCACCCTGAGGGAACCGGACCGTGCCGACCTCGCTCCAGGCGAAGCGACGGGTGCGGTAGCCGTTGACGACGGTGAGCCCGTCCTCGCGGGCGACCACCCGGGAGCGGGCCAGGGCGTTGAGCAGCGCCAGGCCGAGCAGGATGAAGAAGGCGACGGTCCCCTTCTCCAGGTTGTTGACCGCGGCCTTGGTCTGGTCGTCGAAGTTCACCCAGAGCCAGGCGAAGGCGCCCACGAGGATCACCGCGAAGACCGCGGCGGCCATCCGTGGTCCGAAGGGCCGCCAGGTCCGCGGCAGCGTGGGCAGGTCGGGCGAAGAGGTCACGGGCGGGTCAGAGCCGGCAGGCGTGGATGTCGGTGGTGAGGATCGCGCGGGCGCCGAGGGCGAACAGCTCGTCCATCACCCGTTGGGCGGTGGCCCGCTGCACCATGGAGCGGACCGCGACCCAGCCCTCGCGGTGGAGCGGGCTGACGGTGGGGCTCTCGATGCCGGGAGTCAGCGCGATGGCCTGCTCGACCTTCTCCGCACGGATGTCGTAGTCCATCATCACGTACGCGCGAGCGACCAGGACGCCCTGCAGGCGCCGGGTGAAGACCTCGAGCGCGCTCGGGTCGGCGTCGGGGCGGGTGATCATCACCCCCTCGGACTCGAGGATGACGTCGCCGAACACCTCCAGGCCCGCGTTGCGCAGGGTGGAGCCGGTCTCCACGACGTCGGCGATCACGTCGGCCACGCCGAGCTGGATGCTGGTCTCGACCGCGCCGTCGAGACGGACGACCGAGGCCTCGATGCCGCGCTCGGCGAGGTAGCGCTTGACCACGCCGTCGTAGGAGGTCGCGATCCGCTTGCCCGCCAGGTCCTCGACCTTCTCGGCGGTGCCGGGGCGGGCGGCGAAGCGGAACTTCGAGCGGCCGAAGCCCAGCTGGAGCGCCTCGGTCGCGGTCGCGTGGGAGTCGAGGAGCAGGTCGCGGCCGGTGATGCCGGCGTCGAGGGTGCCCTCGCCGACGTACAGCGCGATGTCGCGCGGACGCAGGTAGAAGAACTCGACCTCGTTGTCGGGGTCGATCTTGGTGAGCTGCTTGGAGTCCGAGCGCTGGGCGTAGCCCGCCTCGCGGAGCATGCCGGAGGCAGCCTCGGACAGGGCCCCCTTGTTGGGGACGGCGATCTTGAGCATCGGAGTTACCTCAGAGGTGTGCGTAGACGTCGTCGAGCGAGAGTCCGCTCGCGATCATGAGGACCTGGGCGTGGTACAGCAGCTGGCTGATCTCCAGGGCCGTGGCGTCCTTGCCCTCGTGCTCGGCGGCCATCCAGGACTCAGCGGCCTCCTCGATCAGCTTCTTGCCGATCGCATGGACGCCGGCGTCGAGCTGCCGGACGGTGCCGGACCCCTCGGGCCGCGTCTGTGCCTTCTCGCTGAGCTCTGCGAACAGCTCGTCGAACGTCTTCACGGGAGGTCAGCCTACGGCGTGGCCGCGGCCGGACCAGCGCCGGTCTCAGCCCGTGTAGCCGCGGCTGCGGATCTTCTTCAGCGTGGCCGCGGTCTGCAGCGCGGCCGAGGCCGCCTCGTAGCCCTTGTCCTCGTGCGAGCCCTCGAGGCCGGCGCGGTCCAGCGCCTGCGCCTCGTCGTCGCAGGTGAGCACCCCGAAGCCGATCGGAATGTGGTGGTCGAGGGAGACCCGCGTGAGGCCGTCGGTGGCGGCGCTGCAGACGTACTCGAAGTGCGGGGTGCCGCCCCGGATGACCACGCCGAGCGCGATCACGGCGTCGTACGACGGAGCGAGGGCGTCGGCGGTGACGGGCAGCTCGAAGGTGCCGGGGACCCGCACCACGACCGGCGCCTCGACCTTGTGGTCGGCGAAGGCCCGCTGCGCGCCGGCGATCAGCCCGTCCATGACCTCGGTGTGCCAGCTCGCCGCGACGACCGCGACCCGCAGGTCGTGGCAGTCGGTGGGGGCGATGTCGGGGGCGCCGTGTCCGGCCATGTCAGTTGACTCCTTCGAGGTCGAGGTCGGGCAGGTCGTGGCCCATCCGGTCGCGCTTGGTCAGCAGGTAGGCGAGGTTGTGGCCGTTGGGGTGCGGCGTGAGCGGGACCCGCTCGCTGACGGTCACGCCGTAGTCCTCGAGCGAGGCCACCTTGTCGGGGTTGTTGGTCAGCAGCCGCACGTCGGAGACGCCGAGGTCCTTGAGGATCTGCGTGGCCGCGCCGTAGTGCCGGGCGTCGGCGGGCAGGCCGAGGTCGAGGTTGGCGTCGACGGTGTCGCGGCCGCCGTCCTGCAGCTGGTAGGCCTGCAGCTTGGCGACCAGGCCGATCCCCCGGCCCTCGTGGCCGCGCAGGTAGATCACGACGCCGCGGCCCTCCTCGACGATGCGGTCCATCGCCTCGTTGAGCTGGGGGCCGCAGTCGCAGCGGCTGGAGCCGAAGACGTCGCCGGTCAGGCACTCCGAGTGCACCCGGGTGAGCACCGGTCCGCCGTCCGCGAGGGTGGCCGGATCGCCGTACACGAGGGCGACATGCTCGCTGCCGTCGACGGTGATCGTGTAGCCGATCGCGGTGAAGTCGCCGTGACTGGTGGGCAGGCTGGTCTCCGCCTCGCGCACGACGTGGGTCTCGACGCGGCGCCGGTAGCGGACCAGGTCCTCGATCGAGATCATCGCCAAGCCGTGCTCGTCGGCGAACGCGCGCAGCTCGGGGGCTCGCTTCATGGTGCCGTCGTCGTTGACCACCTCGACGAGCACGCCGGTCGGGGTCAGGCCGGCGAGGCGGCACAGGTCGACGGCGGCCTCGGTGTGGCCGCGTCGGACCAGGACGCCGCCCTCGCGGTAGCGCAGCGGGAAAACGTGGCCCGGACGGGTCAGCTCCCACGGCTCGGTGGCCGAGTCGGCGAGGACCCGCACGGTGTGGGCGCGGTCGGCGGCGGAGATGCCGGTGCTGACGCCGTCGCGGGCGTCCACCGAGATGGTGTACGCCGTGCGGTAGGCGTCCTTGTTGTGCGGGGTCATCAGCGGGATCTCGAGCCGATCGAGCATGGCGCCGGGCATCGGGGCGCAGATGACGCCGCTGGAGTAGCGGATCGTGAACGCCATCAGCTCCGGCGTCGCCTTGCTGGCGGCGAAGATGATGTCGCCCTCGTTCTCGCGGTCCTCGTCGTCGACGACGACGACGGCCCTGCCCGCCGCGATGTCGGCGATCGCGCGCTCGACCGGGTCCAGTCGCACCGACATGTCAGTTCTCCTTGCTGCTGGCGCCGGGGGCGCTGGTGTAGGCACGGACGAGCTTCTCGACGTGCTTGGCGATGACGTCGACCTCGAGGTTGACCCGGTCGCCGACGGCCCGGAAGCCGAGCGTCGTGCGGGCCAGGGTCTCGGGGATCAGGCTCACGGTGAAGGTGTGCTCGCCGGCCTCGACGACCGTCAGCGAGGTGCCGTCGACGGTGATCGAGCCCTTGTCGACGAGGTAGCGGCCAAGTTCGTCGGGCATCGCGATCTCGACGAGCTCCCAGTGCTCGCTAGGGGTGCGGGCGACGACCTCGCCGACAGCGTCGACATGGCCCTGCACGACGTGGCCACCGAGGCGCTTCTCCGCGGTGACGGCGCGCTCGAGGTTGACCCGGTCGCCGACGTGGAGCCGGCCGGTGGTGGTCTTGGCGAGCGTCTCGGCCATCACGTCGGCGGTCCAGGTCGTGTCGGTGCGCTCGGCCACGGTCAGGCAGCAGCCGTTGACGGCGATGGAGTCACCGAGGCCGGCGTCGGACAACGTCACGTCGGAGGCGATGGTGAGCCGGATGGCGTCCCCCTGGTCCTCGACGGCGGTGACGGTGCCGAGCTCCTCGACGATGCCGGTGAACATCAGGCGGTTCCTTCCTCGGTGCGGCCCGTGCCGGGCCTCATGATCAGGCGCACGTTGGCCTCGGCGCCCTCGCCGACGACAGTGGTGTCGACGAGCCGCAGGTGCAACGCGTCGGCGATGGTGGCGATTCCGAGGTCGCCGACGGCGGAGCGGCCGGCGCCGAGCAGCATCGGGGCGACGTAGGTGACGACCTCGTCGACCAGGCCCGCCTGCAGGAAGGCGGCGGCCAGCGTGGGCCCGCCCTCGAGGAAGACGTGGTGGCGGTCGTGCTCGGCGTACAGGCTGCGCAGCGCCTGCTCGGGGTCGCGGGTGCGCAGGTGCACGGTGGGCGCCGCATCGTCGAGGACGCGGCGGTCCTCGCCGAGGTCGCGCTCCCCCATCACCACGCGCAGCGGCTGCTCGCCGACCGGCTGGTCGTCGTCGCCGCGGACGGTGAGCTGCGGGTCGTCGACCTCGACGGTGTTGGTGCCGACGAGCATGGTGTCGCACAGGCCGCGCAGCAGGTGCGTGTCGCGGCGCGCGGCCG
The genomic region above belongs to Nocardioides sp. QY071 and contains:
- the infC gene encoding translation initiation factor IF-3, encoding MSTELRINERIRVPEVRLVGPNGETVGIVPTDQALKLAQEADLDLVEIAPMGKPPVCKLMDYGKFKYENAQKAREARRNQTNVIIKEMKLRPKIDAHDYETKKGHVVRFLKAGDKVKITIMFRGREQHRPELGYRLLQKLAEDVQELGFVESNPKQDGRNMTMVIGPHKKKAEAKLEVKAAKQEAAAERAAEQAAEHAERTAVQPSSTKKAKRANEALDPDIDL
- a CDS encoding SseB family protein, translated to MTASPNERPDARRLQGSEYVDDDGGADATLARALAGHEAGTTPYPEALAALAPARLLVPVVALLGEAEVGEDGLARDKSSDMAAVLLTGADGRLALLAFTDLAALAAWDPQARPVPVAAHLAAATAVQEGAQALVVDVAGPHTFVLADDDLHRIASGWTPVRLEDGDWAWLGAAD
- a CDS encoding amino acid deaminase/aldolase, with translation MQHHPPASSIARTRLAARLREAVAAWREPLSTPVFVVDLDAFDANAADLARRAGGTPIRVASKSIRVPALVSRALAADGFAGVLAYTLAEALWLAEEDVCDDIVVAYPSVDRAALAALVASPRAASRITIMVDDVAHLDLVDSLRASTAVPVRVALDIDAGLRWGGQAVGPKRSPLYDVGAVTSLARTVIDRKGFQLVGVMTYEGQVAGVPDAVPHQRAKSAIVRKLKQLSVAQLQVRRTAMIEALDALKGYGDFAGIEFWNAGGSGSIESSAADPVVTEVTAGSGLLAPTLFDHYESFSPIPAAFFGLPVTRRPSADVATVHGGGLIASGPTGSDRAPTPWAPPGLSLTGLEGAGEVQTPLVGTNAGRLAIGDLVWFRHAKSGEPFEHGRTALLLQGERFVEEVPTYRGHGLAF
- a CDS encoding 4-amino-4-deoxy-L-arabinose transferase; the protein is MATASPSDILAATLSRPPTLGAGRLICIDGLAGSGKTTLARALAALAPEAVVLGTDEMLEGWRGLPGLGASVEALLLPLAAGQPGQWRRWDWYADGWDGTFVVDPGPLLVLEGVGSAAASYASLVTLTVWVEADLDVRLARWLERDGEQMRPHWDAWLADEEALHAQEGTRARADLVVRT
- a CDS encoding aldose 1-epimerase family protein — protein: MTAPTGEQYVLSSHGYRAVVTQGSGALRSLTYGGRELVDGFAEDAMPSGGRGQLLVPWPNRIRDGRYTFEGSTQQLALTEPKRGNASHGLVRWAAWTLASAAPDRVELSYFLPAQTGYPWALALTTAYALGADGLTVTQAATNLATSAAPYASGAHPYLLAGPGPCDGWTIDLGAATVLEVDPERLLPTGTAPAEGLVTSPLGGTVLNHALTDLARDADGRATVTLRSGDAGVALWVDEHHRWLQVYTGDDTPTPRVSVAVEPMTAPPDAFNSGEDLVVLAPGETFAASWGIRAL
- a CDS encoding PH domain-containing protein, whose product is MTSSPDLPTLPRTWRPFGPRMAAAVFAVILVGAFAWLWVNFDDQTKAAVNNLEKGTVAFFILLGLALLNALARSRVVAREDGLTVVNGYRTRRFAWSEVGTVRFPQGAPWPHLDLGDDERVSLLGIHASDGARAARAIRELRAVVAAHQG
- the hisG gene encoding ATP phosphoribosyltransferase, whose translation is MLKIAVPNKGALSEAASGMLREAGYAQRSDSKQLTKIDPDNEVEFFYLRPRDIALYVGEGTLDAGITGRDLLLDSHATATEALQLGFGRSKFRFAARPGTAEKVEDLAGKRIATSYDGVVKRYLAERGIEASVVRLDGAVETSIQLGVADVIADVVETGSTLRNAGLEVFGDVILESEGVMITRPDADPSALEVFTRRLQGVLVARAYVMMDYDIRAEKVEQAIALTPGIESPTVSPLHREGWVAVRSMVQRATAQRVMDELFALGARAILTTDIHACRL
- a CDS encoding phosphoribosyl-ATP diphosphatase; the encoded protein is MKTFDELFAELSEKAQTRPEGSGTVRQLDAGVHAIGKKLIEEAAESWMAAEHEGKDATALEISQLLYHAQVLMIASGLSLDDVYAHL
- the ribH gene encoding 6,7-dimethyl-8-ribityllumazine synthase; translated protein: MAGHGAPDIAPTDCHDLRVAVVAASWHTEVMDGLIAGAQRAFADHKVEAPVVVRVPGTFELPVTADALAPSYDAVIALGVVIRGGTPHFEYVCSAATDGLTRVSLDHHIPIGFGVLTCDDEAQALDRAGLEGSHEDKGYEAASAALQTAATLKKIRSRGYTG
- a CDS encoding bifunctional 3,4-dihydroxy-2-butanone-4-phosphate synthase/GTP cyclohydrolase II; its protein translation is MSVRLDPVERAIADIAAGRAVVVVDDEDRENEGDIIFAASKATPELMAFTIRYSSGVICAPMPGAMLDRLEIPLMTPHNKDAYRTAYTISVDARDGVSTGISAADRAHTVRVLADSATEPWELTRPGHVFPLRYREGGVLVRRGHTEAAVDLCRLAGLTPTGVLVEVVNDDGTMKRAPELRAFADEHGLAMISIEDLVRYRRRVETHVVREAETSLPTSHGDFTAIGYTITVDGSEHVALVYGDPATLADGGPVLTRVHSECLTGDVFGSSRCDCGPQLNEAMDRIVEEGRGVVIYLRGHEGRGIGLVAKLQAYQLQDGGRDTVDANLDLGLPADARHYGAATQILKDLGVSDVRLLTNNPDKVASLEDYGVTVSERVPLTPHPNGHNLAYLLTKRDRMGHDLPDLDLEGVN
- a CDS encoding riboflavin synthase; its protein translation is MFTGIVEELGTVTAVEDQGDAIRLTIASDVTLSDAGLGDSIAVNGCCLTVAERTDTTWTADVMAETLAKTTTGRLHVGDRVNLERAVTAEKRLGGHVVQGHVDAVGEVVARTPSEHWELVEIAMPDELGRYLVDKGSITVDGTSLTVVEAGEHTFTVSLIPETLARTTLGFRAVGDRVNLEVDVIAKHVEKLVRAYTSAPGASSKEN
- the ribD gene encoding bifunctional diaminohydroxyphosphoribosylaminopyrimidine deaminase/5-amino-6-(5-phosphoribosylamino)uracil reductase RibD; amino-acid sequence: MRRALALAATPGVPLHPNPRVGCVLLGPDGDIVGEGYHHGAGTPHAEVEALKVAGDRARGATAIVTLEPCNHTGRTGPCSQALIAAGVARVVIAQRDPNPQAAGGMETLLEAGIEVDAGLLADEAAEVNRAWTFAHRNGRPFVTWKFATTLDGRSAAADGTSRWVSSPAARRDTHLLRGLCDTMLVGTNTVEVDDPQLTVRGDDDQPVGEQPLRVVMGERDLGEDRRVLDDAAPTVHLRTRDPEQALRSLYAEHDRHHVFLEGGPTLAAAFLQAGLVDEVVTYVAPMLLGAGRSAVGDLGIATIADALHLRLVDTTVVGEGAEANVRLIMRPGTGRTEEGTA